The following are encoded together in the Triticum dicoccoides isolate Atlit2015 ecotype Zavitan chromosome 6B, WEW_v2.0, whole genome shotgun sequence genome:
- the LOC119324809 gene encoding zinc finger protein CONSTANS-LIKE 16-like, translating into MGGSDQKAAGGAVGGKAARACDGCMRRRARWYCAADDAFLCQACDTSVHSANPLARRHERLRLRATSPLPAEGVAAVKGSPATTSKCLDVAPAWPKRKARTRRPPVKSVGQLLSRRLVVPEVGAGESSTSDERRAPEEEQLLYRVPVFDPALAEFCSPPPIDDSRHGEDVEGAVEDTKEHMATPSPVQELPDCFASFGPTDADLREFAADMEALLGQGLDDGNELEDSFYMEALGLISPPGEHGGRVKVEADGSLVSRSNGVLASGHDLKREFNGSPPTLVDDDDSFEHKTSTASNGDAVDDAQFLKRSLDLRLNYEAVMESWGSSPWTDGRRPSGQLDDLLLHDHAGMWTAGGGGRHGDAAWPPRPRTDEWREARVSRYREKRRTRLFAKKIRYEVRKLNAEKRPRMKGRFVKRTGGAAAAAPCAVT; encoded by the exons ATGGGTGGCTCGGACCAGAAGGCGGCCGGCGGGGCCGTGGGCGGCAAGGCGGCGCGCGCGTGCGACGGGTGCATGCGGCGGCGGGCCCGGTGGTACTGCGCGGCTGACGACGCTTTCTTGTGCCAGGCGTGCGACACGTCGGTGCACTCGGCGAACCCGCTCGCCAGGCGGCACGAGCGCCTCCGCCTGCGCGCGACGTCCCCGCTGCCGGCCGAGGGCGTGGCCGCGGTGAAGGGGTCGCCGGCGACGACGTCCAAGTGCCTTGACGTCGCGCCGGCGTGGCCGAAGCGGAAGGCGCGCACTCGGCGGCCGCCGGTCAAGAGCGTCGGGCAGCTGCTGTCGAGGCGCCTCGTGGTGCCCGAGGTGGGAGCCGGGGAGTCCTCCACGTCGGACGAGCGGAGGGCgcccgaggaggagcagctgctctaCCGCGTGCCGGTCTTTGACCCCGCCCTCGCCGAGTTCTGCTCGCCGCCGCCGATCGATGACTCACGCCACGGTGAGGACGTCGAAGGCGCCGTGGAGGACACGAAGGAGCACATGGCCACACCGTCCCCCGTGCAGGAGCTCCCCGATTGTTTTGCCAGTTTCGGCCCGACGGACGCCGATCTCAGGGAGTTCGCGGCCGACATGGAAGCGCTCCTCGGCCAAGGCCTGGACGACGGCAACGAGCTGGAGGACTCGTTCTACATGGAGGCCCTAGGGCTCATATCGCCGCCGGGGGAACACGGCGGGCGGGTAAAGGTGGAGGCCGACGGCAGCCTTGTCTCCCGAAGCAACGGCGTTCTGGCGTCTGGCCATGACCTGAAGCGGGAGTTCAACGGCAGCCCGCCGACACTGGTGGATGACGACGACAGTTTCGAGCACAAGACGTCGACGGCGAGCAACGGAGACGCCGTTGACGATGCGCAGTTCTTGAAGAGGAGCCTGGATCTTAGGCTGAACTACGAGGCGGTCATGGAGAGCTGGGGCAGCTCGCCGTGGACCGACGGCCGGCGGCCGTCCGGCCAGCTCGACGACTTGTTGCTCCACGACCACGCG GGCATGTggacggccggaggaggaggacggcATGGCGATGCGGCGTGGCCGCCGAGGCCAAGGACGGACGAGTGGCGGGAGGCGCGGGTGTCGCGGTACCGGGAGAAGCGGCGGACACGGCTGTTCGCCAAGAAAATACGCTACGAGGTGCggaagctgaacgcggagaagcggCCCCGGATGAAGGGCCGCTTCGTCAAGCGCACCGGCggcgcggccgccgccgccccgtgcgCCGTCACCTGA